A genomic segment from Echeneis naucrates chromosome 20, fEcheNa1.1, whole genome shotgun sequence encodes:
- the LOC115060626 gene encoding uncharacterized protein LOC115060626, protein MKRSAKEKHQCSTTEQDRGTNGISRERRSLVKVGGLTSPIFNFHSVCGLLNTSTEAGPSAERSSGGISWTFSPGPSSYSYCCETNRELPENDGDGKIPKPQDLIKVQFTTLSDNHLLSSDIPELVFSSAPNWIIHPDQSTHVASSSPLFDDSACLEYLRGRYISYYKKISGPKEMSNSGLAKIRRLNLSISDGHQSGAGPNWKPFSSCSPVSTLSDPNMNFSRLSCFSSVSNPHHPHRAGPKSDTMESQKLALVSHTLKKWEEWSKLQPLCGNEAAPVCSPTSTQPQMFHHINAGAELPRISGIREHDKSITPSVAGPPGPDIRNEPILTCIINKCCVLLSERGPKNEHEFCSAANTVPCDSQIQLCPTDKTSRPLAHSLSVQSLNNIQGPKGKTFTRSESLPNMTLQTSFEDFTPDVLDQENEESDESYSFRCCRPGLYRCRVTGLLFLMDGEGEVVYRTVPWDRRLLAQYGKKPAGPLFDITCVQQSVCQLHLPHCEISSTGGRRFLWVAHVNHDGLEIIRPHQTTETHVIINISGFSGYGNIKDEDSPAVPIRAMVLLFYRPSADPDEESVVSVLMLPKNVPLLDVRRTRKKLVGEENYIETHSQCKLLPYQEYTLSSFPQDNTVLVQPPSAEFDSENYDNFIPSFQVILETLKKHIKLTLTDSDSSHAVWQTRVCFPSSGLKKPCWLSPLNLPSDRTLLDIRTSFIDGVSEPVLKSLLDHLLQKEVIADCEMGSMKGIWDHFDKARSVIDLVRNKGEAASSIMIEFLCKKDPFFSEHLGLI, encoded by the coding sequence ATGAAACGGAGTGCGAAGGAGAAGCACCAGTGCTCCACCACTGAGCAAGACAGAGGAACAAATGGAATATCAAGAGAAAGGAGATCCCTGGTTAAAGTGGGAGGATTGACGTCTCCCATCTTTAATTTTCATTCTGTCTGCGGGCTTTTAAACACCTCCACTGAAGCAGGTCCATCTGCTGAGAGGTCAAGTGGTGGCATCAGCTGGACCTTCTCTCCTGGACCTTCCTCCTACTCCTACTGCTGTGAGACCAACAGGGAGCTGCCTGAAAATGATGGTGATGGAAAGATACCCAAACCACAGGATTTAATAAAGGTGCAGTTCACGACACTTTCAGACAATCACCTATTGTCATCAGATATTCCAGAACTCgtcttctcctcagctccaaaTTGGATCATTCACCCTGACCAAAGCACACATGttgcttcctcctctcccctcttcgACGACTCTGCTTGTCTGGAGTACTTAAGAGGACGGTACATTAgttattacaaaaaaatatcaggGCCAAAAGAAATGTCCAACTCTGGTCTAGCTAAGATCCGAAGACTGAATCTGTCCATTTCAGATGGACATCAGTCAGGAGCTGGACCAAACTGGAAACCGTTTTCCAGTTGCAGTCCTGTCTCCACTCTCAGTGACCCAAATATGAATTTCTCCAGATTGTCCTGCTTCAGCAGTGTCTCtaatcctcatcatcctcatcgaGCGGGCCCCAAATCGGACACGATGGAGAGCCAAAAGCTGGCTTTAGTGTCGCACACACTGAAGAAATGGGAAGAATGGTCAAAACTTCAACCTCTCTGTGGAAACGAAGCTGCCCCTGTTTGCAGCCCAACATCCACCCAACCACAGATGTTTCATCATATCAATGCTGGGGCTGAACTTCCTCGAATTTCAGGTATCAGAGAACACGATAAGTCCATCACTCCTTCTGTTGCTGGTCCTCCAGGCCCGGACATTCGTAATGAACCGATCCTGACTTGCATTATAAACAAGTGCTGTGTTTTGCTGTCAGAAAGAGGGCCAAAAAATGAGCATGAGTTCTGCTCGGCTGCCAACACCGTTCCCTGTGATTCTCAAATCCAGTTGTGTCCCACAGACAAAACCTCCAGGCCGTTGGCTCATTCTCTCAGCGTTCAGTCTCTGAACAACATACAAGGCCCAAAGGGAAAGACCTTCACCCGATCTGAAAGTTTACCCAACATGACGTTACAAACCAGCTTTGAGGACTTCACTCCGGATGTCCTGGACCAGGAGAATGAGGAGAGCGATGAGAGCTACAGTTTCCGGTGCTGCCGTCCAGGCCTGTACCGGTGCAGAGTGACAGGCCTGCTGTTCCTCATGGACGGAGAAGGGGAGGTGGTCTACAGGACGGTCCCCTGGGACAGGAGGCTTCTGGCTCAGTATGGAAAGAAGCCAGCAGGTCCCCTGTTTGACATCACATGTGTCCAGCAGTCAGTGTGCCAGCTTCATCTCCCACACTGTGAGATCAGCTCCACAGGAGGACGCCGCTTCCTGTGGGTAGCTCATGTGAACCATGATGGTTTGGAGATAATCCGGCCTCATCAGACAACAGAAACTCACGTCATCATAAACATCTCTGGGTTTTCTGGCTACGGTAACATCAAGGACGAAGATTCACCGGCCGTCCCGATCCGAGCCATGGTCCTGCTCTTCTACAGGCCCTCAGCTGATCCGGATGAGGAATCTGTGGTCAGTGTGTTGATGCTGCCGAAAAATGTTCCTCTCCTGGATGTGCGACGCACCAGGAAGAAATTAGTTGGAGAGGAGAACTACATAGAGACACATTCGCAGTGTAAACTGCTGCCGTATCAGGAGTACACACTGTCCAGCTTTCCTCAGGACAATACGGTTCTAGTTCAACCACCATCAGCTGAATTTGACTCTGAAAACTACGACAACTTCATTCCATCGTTCCAGGTGATTTTAGAAACGCTCAAGAAGCATATCAAGCTTACGTTGACAGACAGTGACAGCTCACATGCTGTCTGGCAAACACGAGTTTGTTTCCCATCCAGCGGATTGAAAAAGCCCTGTTGGCTGAGTCCCCTGAATCTGCCCTCAGACAGGACGCTGCTGGACATACGGACCAGCTTCATCGACGGGGTATCAGAACCGGTTCTCAAGAGTCTGCTGGACCATCTGTTACAGAAAGAAGTCATAGCTGACTGTGAGATGGGGTCGATGAAAGGGATCTGGGATCATTTTGACAAAGCTCGTTCTGTCATCGACTTAGTGAGGAATAAAGGAGAAGCTGCCAGTTCAATAATGATTGAGTTTCTCTGTAAAAAAGATCCCTTCTTCTCTGAACATCTGGGGTTGATCTGA
- the LOC115060629 gene encoding uncharacterized abhydrolase domain-containing protein DDB_G0269086-like, giving the protein MVSPVCVCVCVFLEEKKLRAGSGEIKLPRDRTKGQTAAREDQTRGPPVRGVSLRSALKEQLRMIHEKMEAKRIARIAVAEIRVLLAELEEEKEVAWAMKMKTLEAAEKKLREEREREESRMEAERVKKEKEEKERMEREAKEKAERERLEQAAREERERMERETIDKERMERERLARERERAAKEKEEKERLARENAVEERMAKESERMERERIAKERERIAKERERAEKEKQEKERMAKETAEKERLERERITKERERIAREKERAERERLANEKERMERERIAKEKARVTQEKELMERQRLARERALREKMEAERAAKERVDRERNAAQADDPRAGQLERKGNASQKNAAIAAQRTDRVGVSVARKGRSLGEEKTAVDRKDK; this is encoded by the exons ATGgtttcacctgtgtgtgtgtgtgtgtgtgtgttcctagAAGAGAAGAAATTACGGGCCGGCTCTGGAGAGATCAAACTCCCCAGAG ACAGGACAAAAGGTCAGACGGCTGCTAGAGAGGACCAAACCCGAG GCCCTCCTGTCCGGGGCGTCAGTCTGCGCTCGGCTCTGAAAGAACAGCTGCGGATGATCCATGAGAAGATGGAGGCGAAGAGGATCGCTCGCATCGCTGTGGCCGAGATCAGAGTCCTCCTcgctgagctggaggaggagaaggaggtggcCTGGGCGATGAAGATGAAGACGCTGGAGGCCGCTGAGAAGAaactgagggaggagagagagagggaggagagcaggatggaggcagagagagtgaagaaggagaaagaagaaaaggagaggatggagagagaagccAAAGAGAAGGCTGAAAGGGAGAGGCTGGAACAGGCTgccagagaagagagggaacGAATGGAAAGAGAGACCATTGACAAAGAAAGGATGGAGCGGGAACGACTGGCCAGAGAACGAGAGAGGGCAGccaaggaaaaggaggagaaggaaagactGGCCAGAGAGAACGCTGTAGAAGAAAGGATGGCcaaagagagcgagaggatgGAAAGGGAGCGTATAGCGAAGGAAAGGGAGCGTATAGcgaaggaaagggagagagctgaaaaggaaaaacaagagaaagaacGAATGGCCAAagagacagcagaaaaagaacGACTGGAACGAGAACGAATcacaaaggaaagagagaggattgccagagaaaaagaaagggcaGAAAGGGAACGACTCGCCAAcgaaaaagaaagaatggagAGAGAGCGCATTGCCAAGGAAAAGGCGAGAGTCACTCAGGAGAAGGAGCTGATGGAGAGGCAGAGGCTCGCCAGAGAAAGAGCTCTGAGGGAAAAGATGGAGGCGGAGAGGGCGGCAAAGGAAAGAGTGGACAGAGAACGAAACGCAGCCCAGGCTGATGACCCCCGAGCAGGACAactggagaggaaaggaaacgCCTCCCAGAAGAACGCTGCAATAGCTGCACAGAGAACGGACAGAGTGGGCGTGTCGGTGGCCCGGAAGGGGAGGAGCCTGGGAGAGGAGAAGACAGCTGTGGACAGGAAGGACAAATGA